One window from the genome of Pseudoalteromonas sp. '520P1 No. 423' encodes:
- a CDS encoding DUF885 family protein, with product MKKIINKTLIAGALMVALTGCNLTASNPNDSFTQLAEKIVDYRKSIDTYSANEGIDNHFLPDLSPAFLKAKNESFSALLAQLNALDPELMNADNKINLAIIKAQVQNTLDEYRFNAHYMPLTSEFGFHSSMSFLISRSDFSNKQGYDLYLKRLADMPRYFSENIFWMKKGIEVGFTQPKVVLVGYEDSITTFIKDDPEQSSFYAPFKENKANLDKAEFASLQQQAKKIIQAKVIPAYQDYKAFFTQEYYPAARNEIGVSTTENGESFYTNRAKHYTTTEMSPKEIHQLGLKEVKRIRAEMQVIIEQVGFEGDFAKFVEFLRTDPQFYAKTPEALLKEASFISKKIDAQLPKLFHTLPRTPYGVAPVPASIAPKYTTGRYVGPSRDDQPGYYWVNTYGLDKRPLYVLEALTLHEAVPGHHLQISLNSELENLPSYRQNAYISAFGEGWGLYSEWLGLEVGFYQDPYSNFGRLTYEMWRAARLVVDTGMHMFGWSREQAMNFMKDNTALSLHNVKTETDRYISWPGQALSYKIGELTIKRLRKEAEESLGDKFDVREFHHQILKNGSVPLSILEQQIALYITETKLK from the coding sequence ATGAAAAAAATAATTAATAAAACATTAATCGCTGGTGCGTTGATGGTTGCTTTAACTGGCTGCAATTTGACTGCATCAAACCCAAATGATAGTTTTACTCAGCTAGCTGAAAAAATTGTAGATTACCGTAAAAGTATCGATACCTATAGTGCTAATGAAGGCATTGATAATCACTTTTTACCCGATTTATCGCCAGCGTTTTTAAAAGCAAAAAATGAAAGCTTCTCAGCTTTATTAGCCCAATTAAATGCACTCGATCCTGAGTTAATGAATGCGGATAATAAAATCAACTTGGCAATTATTAAGGCTCAAGTTCAAAATACATTAGATGAATATCGGTTCAATGCGCATTATATGCCATTGACCTCTGAATTTGGTTTTCATTCATCTATGTCATTTTTGATTTCTCGATCGGATTTTTCAAATAAGCAAGGCTACGATTTATATCTGAAACGCCTTGCAGATATGCCTAGGTATTTTTCTGAAAATATATTTTGGATGAAAAAAGGCATTGAAGTTGGCTTTACACAACCTAAAGTTGTACTTGTTGGTTATGAAGATTCGATAACAACTTTTATTAAAGATGATCCTGAGCAATCTAGCTTTTATGCACCATTTAAAGAAAATAAAGCAAATTTAGATAAAGCTGAATTTGCATCTTTACAGCAACAAGCTAAAAAAATTATTCAGGCAAAAGTGATTCCAGCCTACCAAGATTACAAAGCTTTTTTCACTCAAGAGTATTATCCTGCAGCGAGAAATGAAATTGGTGTTTCAACTACTGAAAATGGTGAGTCATTTTATACCAATAGAGCGAAGCATTACACTACAACTGAGATGTCTCCAAAAGAAATTCATCAGCTAGGTTTAAAAGAAGTTAAACGTATACGCGCTGAAATGCAGGTAATTATTGAACAAGTGGGTTTTGAAGGTGACTTTGCTAAGTTTGTAGAGTTTTTACGTACAGACCCTCAGTTTTATGCAAAAACACCTGAAGCACTATTAAAAGAAGCCTCATTTATTTCTAAAAAAATAGATGCTCAGTTACCTAAATTATTCCATACCTTACCACGCACCCCGTATGGTGTAGCGCCGGTTCCGGCAAGTATCGCACCTAAATACACTACAGGTCGTTATGTTGGTCCAAGTCGAGATGATCAGCCAGGTTATTATTGGGTAAATACATATGGCTTAGATAAACGCCCTTTATACGTATTAGAAGCGTTAACTTTACATGAAGCAGTACCGGGTCATCATCTACAGATTTCACTTAATAGTGAACTAGAAAATCTACCTAGCTATAGACAAAATGCTTATATTTCTGCTTTTGGTGAAGGCTGGGGTTTATATTCTGAGTGGTTAGGCTTAGAAGTTGGCTTTTATCAAGATCCTTATAGTAACTTTGGCCGTTTAACTTATGAGATGTGGCGTGCAGCAAGGCTAGTTGTTGATACAGGCATGCATATGTTTGGCTGGAGTCGTGAGCAAGCGATGAATTTCATGAAAGACAATACAGCATTGTCTTTGCATAATGTAAAAACTGAAACGGATCGTTATATTTCATGGCCTGGACAAGCTCTATCATACAAAATTGGTGAGTTAACTATTAAGCGTTTACGGAAAGAAGCAGAAGAAAGTTTAGGTGATAAGTTTGATGTAAGAGAATTCCACCATCAAATTTTGAAAAATGGTTCAGTACCTTTGTCTATATTAGAGCAGCAAATCGCTTTATATATTACAGAAACTAAGCTTAAATAA
- a CDS encoding diguanylate cyclase domain-containing protein, which produces MKYHDSMAKAQDKMTQLCLFLEEHKLAPHPINYHVAYAYISADNAELNKDIERSIANKQQLDDFILESFYQRHLSQEHKSQDLLIKGVTEVVNNIEASTTEGNQAINQYIAQLDSSLLSIDENNLTQSRQVLSSIIDASYKLKTSQLKLQDNLLQAQTENKKTKQKLLSLKQATHKDPLTGLFKQNYMAEQAQLWIDENKSLCAINISIDDFNDFSRKYGHIISDVVLNKIASKVKSYVLESGLPVRTKKEEFLIILPEVELTAVTEIAEKMRSGVEKLRFVSSRTGRRLPTITISMGIAEISPREELNSLTHKVHSATEQAKQAGKNTVIQFAD; this is translated from the coding sequence ATGAAGTACCATGATTCCATGGCTAAAGCGCAAGATAAAATGACTCAGCTTTGCCTATTTTTAGAAGAACATAAACTCGCTCCCCATCCGATTAATTATCATGTGGCATATGCTTATATTTCCGCAGATAATGCAGAATTAAACAAAGACATAGAACGTTCCATTGCTAATAAACAGCAACTTGATGATTTTATCCTTGAGAGTTTTTATCAACGCCATTTATCTCAAGAACACAAGTCTCAAGACTTGTTAATAAAAGGTGTTACTGAGGTTGTTAATAATATTGAAGCTTCAACAACGGAGGGCAATCAAGCGATAAACCAATATATAGCTCAATTGGATAGTTCTCTTTTATCGATAGATGAAAATAACCTAACACAATCTCGTCAGGTGCTATCAAGTATTATTGATGCCAGTTATAAACTCAAAACATCACAGTTAAAATTACAAGATAATTTACTGCAAGCACAAACAGAAAATAAAAAGACTAAACAGAAACTACTCTCTTTAAAACAAGCAACACATAAAGATCCTTTAACAGGATTATTTAAGCAAAATTATATGGCTGAACAAGCCCAATTATGGATAGATGAAAATAAATCCCTGTGCGCTATCAATATTAGCATAGATGATTTCAATGACTTCAGTCGTAAATACGGTCATATTATTAGTGATGTTGTACTTAATAAAATAGCTTCAAAGGTAAAGTCTTATGTACTCGAAAGCGGTTTACCCGTGAGAACAAAAAAAGAAGAATTTTTAATTATTTTACCTGAAGTAGAGTTAACTGCAGTCACTGAAATAGCAGAAAAAATGCGAAGTGGTGTAGAAAAACTACGCTTTGTCAGTTCAAGAACAGGCCGTAGATTACCCACAATCACAATTTCTATGGGTATTGCTGAAATATCTCCAAGAGAAGAACTCAATAGCTTAACCCATAAGGTGCACTCAGCTACTGAGCAAGCAAAACAAGCAGGGAAAAATACAGTGATTCAATTCGCTGACTAA
- the ubiE gene encoding bifunctional demethylmenaquinone methyltransferase/2-methoxy-6-polyprenyl-1,4-benzoquinol methylase UbiE, producing the protein MKQTQDNTTHFGYKTVSKQEKVGMVADVFHSVAAKYDIMNDLMSMGIHRLWKRQTIASSGVRKGHKILDLAGGTGDLTSKFSQITGETGQVILGDINDSMLKVGREKLRDQGRVGNIEYVQLNAEALPFPDNSFDIITIAFGLRNVTDKDKALASMFRVLKPGGRLLVLEFSKPDNELLTKVYDFYSFNVLPKIGSVVTNDSESYQYLAESIRMHPDQETLKGMMEQVGFEQTSYQNLTGGIVALHRGFKY; encoded by the coding sequence ATGAAACAAACTCAAGACAACACCACTCACTTTGGTTATAAAACGGTCAGCAAGCAAGAGAAGGTTGGCATGGTTGCCGACGTTTTCCATTCTGTTGCTGCAAAATACGATATTATGAACGATTTGATGTCTATGGGTATTCACCGTCTTTGGAAACGTCAAACTATCGCCAGTTCAGGTGTGAGAAAAGGTCATAAGATTCTAGATTTAGCTGGCGGTACCGGCGACTTGACATCTAAGTTTAGCCAAATTACCGGTGAAACGGGTCAAGTTATTTTAGGTGATATTAATGACTCTATGCTTAAAGTCGGTCGTGAGAAATTAAGAGATCAAGGCCGAGTAGGTAACATCGAGTATGTACAATTAAATGCTGAAGCATTACCTTTCCCTGATAACAGCTTTGATATTATTACAATTGCATTTGGTTTACGTAATGTTACTGATAAAGATAAAGCCCTGGCCTCAATGTTTCGCGTATTAAAGCCAGGAGGTCGTTTATTAGTGCTAGAGTTTTCAAAGCCTGACAATGAGCTTTTAACTAAAGTTTATGATTTTTACTCATTCAACGTTTTACCAAAAATAGGCTCTGTTGTGACTAACGACAGTGAGTCATATCAATATTTAGCTGAATCTATCCGTATGCATCCAGATCAAGAAACATTAAAAGGCATGATGGAACAAGTTGGTTTTGAGCAAACAAGCTACCAAAACTTAACTGGCGGCATAGTAGCCCTACATCGTGGTTTTAAATACTAA